The sequence CTAGATTAAACCTGTAAAATCTATAGATTACTTAGTAAGCGGCATAAGTGACACATTAACAGAAGATTGCTTGTCAATTTCAGTCTTAAAGTGCCCAAATATATGCAACCATTAAAACAATGATTTTTTATCGCATATATAAATTTAGTTATTTAGCATTCATACAACCTTTACAATCTGTTGCTATAAGGTTCGTCATACTCAACTTATTTTTTGACTGCTCCCTAATTAAATGTCTTTGGCATTATCCAAGACAGCGCTTCAAATTACTCAACATTGAATCGTGCTAGTATTGAGGTGGAATATTTTTTCACATCAATACAATTACCATTAAAGTTAAATTTCTGGTAAATAGCCGCGACGATTAAGTCGATCCATGACAAGTACAGGGAATCATTTTATTGCCTGAATACTTGGAGAAAGTGGAGTAAAATCGCCTTTTTTCGTAAGTAAGCAAAGCTCTAGATCAACTCTAGAAACCACAAAAGTTTCTAGTTTATACTAAAGATTAGAGCTTTTAGTTGATGTTACCATTTCATTAGTCAAAGGCTGTTTTTACGCCAGGTCCATCTGAGAAATGTGACTGAACGGGCGAAGCCGTAGTTTTTTCTTCATCCTGCTCCATTAACGGAATAGGCTCCCAAGCATTTCTGAACCCCTATGAGTACTCTAAGCACTGTCAGTGAATGGCTAAAAAAATTCATTGCCATATGTGTTCTGTTTTTTCTTCTCGCATCCTGTGCAACTGTTAAGCCGGTCACTCCTCCGCCCCCCCAATTAGAGTATTTTCAAAGTAAAGACTTAACGTTTCCGGCCTATGTAGAAATGGCTGTTCCAAAAATATCAACGATACAAAAAGGAGATATTTTAGGGATAATCATCAGTAGCCTGAACAAAGAGTCCAATGAGATTATGAATTTTTATAACATAAGCTCATTGCCCCTAGCCAGTTTTTCGCCTGGTGGTGAGTCAGGAGGAGCTAGTAGTCAACCTCTAGGCTATCCAGTAGATTCGTTAGGTAACGTTTCGATACCACTCATCGGAAAACAAAAACTTGACGGACTGACAATCCAGCAGGCGGAAGGAAAGGTTAAAGATGCTGTTGAAAAAACGCTTAAAGATCCGGCTGTAAATATTCGGTTTATGAATCACAAATTTACCGTGTTAGGGGAAGTGGGCCATGCTGGTATATTTAATTTATTAAACGATCAAACGACTATAATAGAAGCGATTACGGCAGCTGGTGATTTAACTATGTTCGGTAAACGGGACAGTATTCGGGTTATTCGGACGGTTGGTAACAAACGGGAAATTGGCTTGGTAAACCTTCGGAATAGGGATGTATTCATGTCTCCCTATTTCTATATAAGAAACGACGATATCATTTACGTAGAACCTACAAAAGATAAAGCATTACCTGTACCACAACCTCCTCAACAACAGCCCAGCCTTTTTATACAGCGGGCACCTATCTACTTAAGTCTGGCAACAACACTTATATCATTGGTGTATTTGCTAACCAGGTAGCCGGTCATTTCTCTACGTAAGCAAACAGAATTCATGAATTCCTCTGAACAAGCCTTCACAGAAGAACAGGAAGAAGATACAAACATCCTGGGGTATGTCTTCAAGTATTTGCGGTATTGGTATTTGATCGTGCTGGCGCTGGCCATTAGCTTCACATATGCTTACGTATATCTGAAAAGGTTCACACCGATCTATCAGGTTAGCGCAACCCTGCTGATCAAGGATGAAAAAAAAATGAATACCGAGGTGCTTGAAAAATTAGATATGAAAGGCACCAGTAAACTGGTAGAAAATGAAATAGAGGTATTGAAATCAAGAGCATTGATTGGCAAAGTAGTTGACAACCTTAATCTGATTGTTTCTTACTGGACAGAAGGAAAAGCGCGTGATTTAGAGTTATATACCAATAGCCCAATTAAACTGAACACTACCGAAATAACCGATTACGCTTATAACAATCCACTCTATATTCAGGTAGGACCCGGAAAAAAATATCAGTTATTCGATCAGGAGCAGAATAGCCTGGGTACCTTTGAATACAGCCAGTTAGTGAAATCGCAATACGGTAAGTTTAGAGTTTTTGACAAAGATAGCCTGAGTGATAGCTACCCTGTCCCAATACGAATTACGTTCCAGAATCGGGATGTTCTCATCAATACGTTAACCAGTCAATTACAAATAGCACTTCTCAATTATGAAAGCAGCCTGATCTCATTGGGTCTCGAAACCTCACTGCCTAAAAAAGGGAAGGATATATTGACGAAGCTACTGGAAGAATATGCCTTTGCGACGTTAGAAGATAAAAACAGAGAGGCCACCAACACATTGCGTTTTATTGAAGAACGATTAAAACTGGTAACGGCTGAGTTAGGCGATGTTGAGGAGAATGTTGAACAATATCGGCGAAAAAAAGGCATTACGGATTTAAGTTCAGAAGCGAATCTTT comes from Spirosoma aureum and encodes:
- a CDS encoding polysaccharide biosynthesis/export family protein encodes the protein MSTLSTVSEWLKKFIAICVLFFLLASCATVKPVTPPPPQLEYFQSKDLTFPAYVEMAVPKISTIQKGDILGIIISSLNKESNEIMNFYNISSLPLASFSPGGESGGASSQPLGYPVDSLGNVSIPLIGKQKLDGLTIQQAEGKVKDAVEKTLKDPAVNIRFMNHKFTVLGEVGHAGIFNLLNDQTTIIEAITAAGDLTMFGKRDSIRVIRTVGNKREIGLVNLRNRDVFMSPYFYIRNDDIIYVEPTKDKALPVPQPPQQQPSLFIQRAPIYLSLATTLISLVYLLTR